In Nitrospirota bacterium, one genomic interval encodes:
- a CDS encoding type II toxin-antitoxin system HicA family toxin, translated as MGRLSNISGKEAVRIFQKFGYILDHQTGSHMILYHKQRSTLSVPDHKELAPGLLRGLIRKSGLTVDDFLKEK; from the coding sequence GTGGGAAGACTTTCAAATATTTCCGGGAAAGAGGCTGTAAGAATTTTTCAGAAATTTGGTTATATATTGGACCATCAGACAGGAAGCCACATGATACTTTATCATAAACAACGGTCAACCCTATCAGTTCCCGATCATAAAGAATTAGCCCCGGGATTATTAAGAGGCCTGATAAGAAAAAGTGGCTTAACAGTGGATGATT